In Microtus ochrogaster isolate Prairie Vole_2 chromosome 4, MicOch1.0, whole genome shotgun sequence, one genomic interval encodes:
- the Aplnr gene encoding apelin receptor: MEDDNYYYAADNQSECEYEDWKSSGALIPAIYLLVFLLGTTGNGLVLWTVFRSSREKRRSADIFIASLAVADLTFVVTLPLWATYTYREFDWPFGTFSCKLSSYLIFVNMYASVFCLTGLSFDRYLAIVRPVANARLRLRVSGAVATAVLWVLAALLAVPVMVFRSTANTENGTKVQCYMDYSMVATSSSEWAWEVGLGVSSTAVGFVVPFTIMLTCYFFIAQTIAGHFRKERIEGLRKRRRLLTIIVVLVVTFALCWMPYHLVKTLYMLGNLLHWPCDFDSFLMNVFPYCTCISYVNSCLNPFLYAFFDPRFRQACTSMLCCDQSRCKGSPHSSSGEKSASYSSGHSQGPGPNMGKGGEQMHEKSIPYSQETLVD; this comes from the coding sequence ATGGAAGATGATAATTACTACTATGCGGCCGACAACCAGTCGGAATGTGAGTACGAAGACTGGAAGTCCTCTGGGGCCCTCATCCCTGCCATCTACCTTCTGGTCTTCCTTCTAGGCACCACGGGCAACGGCCTGGTGCTCTGGACCGTGTTTCGGAGCAGCCGGGAAAAGAGACGCTCAGCTGACATCTTCATTGCCAGCCTGGCAGTGGCCGATCTGACCTTCGTGGTGACTTTGCCGCTGTGGGCCACCTATACCTACCGGGAGTTTGATTGGCCCTTTGGAACCTTCTCTTGCAAGCTCAGCAGCTACCTCATCTTCGTCAATATGTACGCCAGTGTCTTCTGCCTCACCGGCCTCAGCTTTGACCGATACCTGGCTATAGTCAGACCAGTGGCGAACGCTCGGCTTAGGCTGAGGGTCAGCGGCGCTGTGGCCACAGCCgtcctgtgggtgctggctgCCCTTCTGGCTGTACCTGTAATGGTGTTCCGTTCCACTGCTAATACAGAAAACGGCACCAAGGTCCAGTGCTACATGGACTACTCCATGGTGGCTACCTCAAGCTCAGAGTGGGCCTGGGAGGTGGGCCTGGGGGTGTCCTCCACTGCTGTCGGCTTCGTGGTACCCTTTACCATCATGCTGACATGTTACTTCTTCATTGCCCAAACCATTGCGGGCCATTTCCGGAAGGAGCGCATTGAGGGCCTGCGGAAGCGACGCCGGCTGCTCACCATCATCGTGGTGTTGGTGGTGACCTTTGCCCTGTGCTGGATGCCTTACCACCTGGTGAAGACGCTCTACATGCTGGGGAATTTGCTGCACTGGCCCTGTGACTTTGACAGCTTCCTCATGAACGTCTTTCCCTATTGCACCTGTATCAGCTACGTCAACAGCTGCCTCAACCCCTTTCTCTACGCATTTTTTGACCCTCGGTTCCGCCAAGCCTGCACGTCTATGCTCTGCTGCGACCAGAGCAGGTGCAAAGGCAGCCCTCACAGCAGCAGCGGGGAGAAGTCAGCCAGTTATTCTTCTGGGCACAGCCAGGGCCCTGGCCCCAAcatgggaaagggaggagagcagatgCATGAGAAATCCATTCCCTATAGTCAAGAGACCCTGGTGGACTAG